The Bacillus sp. Marseille-Q1617 genome has a segment encoding these proteins:
- the rbsC gene encoding ribose ABC transporter permease RbsC: protein MNNALKSTNHVGSLMQKLGPFMGLLVLFVTVSALNPSFLEPLNLLNLLRQVAINALIAYGMTFVILTGGIDLSVGSILALSSALMAGMMVSGIDPILAILIGCLLGAVMGAINGLLITKGKMAPFIATLATMTMFRGLTLVYTDGNPITGLGDSYAFQLFGRGYFLGIPVPAVTMFLTFAVLWVILHKTPFGRKTYAIGGNEKAALISGIKVSRVKVMVYSLAGLLSALAGAILTSRLNSAQPTAGTSYELDAIAAVVLGGTSLSGGRGLIVGTLIGALIIGTLNNGLNLLGVSSFFQMVVKGVVIIIAVLIDRKKAA from the coding sequence ATGAATAATGCACTCAAGAGTACAAATCATGTAGGAAGTCTGATGCAGAAACTGGGACCATTCATGGGGCTGCTTGTCCTGTTTGTGACGGTATCCGCCCTGAATCCAAGTTTCCTTGAACCGTTGAACTTATTGAATCTATTAAGACAGGTTGCCATTAACGCACTGATCGCTTATGGCATGACGTTTGTTATTTTGACCGGCGGGATCGATTTATCCGTCGGATCCATCCTTGCACTATCCAGTGCCTTGATGGCAGGAATGATGGTGTCTGGCATCGATCCGATCCTCGCGATCCTGATCGGATGTCTATTAGGGGCCGTGATGGGTGCGATCAATGGACTGCTCATCACGAAAGGAAAAATGGCGCCATTCATCGCAACGCTTGCGACGATGACGATGTTCCGCGGCCTGACCCTCGTGTACACGGATGGGAATCCGATCACGGGACTTGGCGACAGCTATGCGTTCCAGCTGTTCGGGAGAGGGTATTTCCTTGGAATTCCTGTTCCTGCAGTCACGATGTTCCTTACATTCGCCGTCCTTTGGGTGATTCTGCACAAAACACCGTTCGGCCGTAAAACCTATGCAATCGGCGGAAATGAAAAAGCAGCACTGATTTCCGGTATTAAAGTATCTCGTGTGAAAGTGATGGTGTACTCGTTAGCAGGTCTGCTTTCAGCCCTAGCAGGAGCGATCCTTACATCCCGCTTGAATTCTGCGCAGCCGACGGCGGGTACGTCATATGAACTTGATGCAATTGCGGCCGTTGTCCTTGGCGGGACAAGCCTTTCCGGAGGACGCGGTCTGATTGTCGGTACACTGATCGGTGCCTTGATCATCGGAACGCTGAACAATGGGTTGAATTTACTGGGCGTCTCATCCTTCTTCCAAATGGTCGTCAAGGGTGTCGTCATCATCATCGCGGTTCTGATCGATCGAAAGAAAGCAGCATAG
- the rbsB gene encoding ribose ABC transporter substrate-binding protein RbsB has translation MRKLLLLMMSLSLVFLGACSLQPPEWAKPDGKKKDPEDIKIGLSVSTLNNPFFVSIKNGVEKEAEAQGMDVIVVDAQNDAAKQINDVEDLIQQGVDVLLINPTDSSAVSTAVQSANSIGIPVVTLDRSAEKGEVETLVTSDNEKGGEMAGEYIVEQLGEGAKVAELEGVPGASATRERGKGFHNIADEQLDVVAKQTANFDRTEGLNTMENILQGNPDVKAVFAHNDEMALGAYQAIQSSGRDVLVVGFDGNDDALNSIKKGNLSATVAQQPDEIGKLATQAGADVLQGKKVEELIPVPLKLVTEETGVEGEE, from the coding sequence ATGAGAAAATTACTACTATTAATGATGAGCTTGTCTCTCGTATTCCTAGGCGCCTGCTCGCTTCAGCCGCCGGAATGGGCGAAACCGGACGGAAAGAAGAAGGATCCGGAAGACATTAAAATCGGTTTATCCGTTTCAACGCTGAATAACCCGTTCTTCGTTTCGATTAAAAATGGGGTTGAAAAGGAAGCGGAAGCACAGGGGATGGACGTCATAGTCGTCGATGCCCAGAACGATGCAGCCAAACAAATCAATGATGTAGAAGATTTGATCCAGCAGGGAGTCGATGTCCTGCTCATCAACCCGACCGACTCTTCCGCGGTATCAACCGCAGTCCAATCGGCCAATAGCATCGGTATCCCAGTCGTGACCCTTGATCGTTCCGCTGAAAAAGGTGAGGTGGAGACACTGGTCACATCCGATAATGAAAAAGGCGGCGAAATGGCGGGTGAGTATATCGTCGAACAGCTTGGAGAAGGAGCCAAAGTGGCTGAACTTGAAGGGGTGCCGGGGGCTTCGGCTACGCGCGAGCGAGGCAAGGGATTCCACAACATCGCCGATGAGCAGCTTGATGTCGTGGCAAAACAGACCGCGAACTTTGACCGTACGGAAGGATTGAACACGATGGAAAACATCCTTCAGGGAAATCCGGATGTCAAAGCGGTGTTTGCCCATAATGATGAAATGGCGCTAGGTGCGTACCAGGCCATTCAAAGTTCGGGCCGAGATGTCTTAGTCGTCGGTTTTGATGGAAATGACGATGCACTGAACAGCATCAAGAAAGGCAATCTATCCGCAACCGTCGCCCAGCAGCCGGATGAAATCGGCAAGCTTGCCACCCAGGCAGGAGCGGATGTGCTGCAGGGGAAAAAGGTTGAGGAATTGATTCCGGTTCCGTTGAAGCTTGTGACGGAAGAGACGGGTGTAGAAGGTGAAGAGTGA